The sequence CAGTAAGACTTCCGCAAGGTAGCAAAAGAAGGAGCAGCAGTGGAAATCACAGTAGTTGTAGCAAAATCATTGGCACGCTAGGCCCCTTCTCTAAGAGAAAATAGGGTTGGCAGGCTACTTGAATGGACATCTGAGATGGCATCAAGCCGAGCACAAAACAGATCTGGGCTGCTAGTAAGGAGGGCAGTGAAGCCTTCTAGCATAAGTGATGCCTTCCCAAGGTCTGGTCTCTTCGGGACCTAATGAGATGCCTTAAACTCGAGGGTTGGATAAGCAAACCTGGCCAAAGAATCACTATTTCGATTGAAGCTCTGCCGCGGTGACCCAATTCTCATATACAGATAAGCGAGAATGCCCTTTCTGACACGGCTGCGTCCTCACGAATGCCAAACTTCGTAGCTCAGCTCATCTGGGATGACCAAGCTCCAGGGAGGTTTTCTTGATGACATGGCGGGCTCCAAGCTACACCCTTCTCTGCTACCAAATCATAGATCTTCCAGAGAAGACCAAAGCGAATGAGCTCACTCTGCCAAGCCACAATTCTAATGGATAGTCATTGTGACCCCGACCCGAGGCTTGGTGTACATAGCAAGAACCCGCTCAAAGTGACGAGATCTTGTATGACTTTGGCAAGGACCCCCTCCACCACCTATCCTTACTAAGGTAGAGAACCTTCGTAATGAATGGAAATTTTTTACATATAGCCATCAGACCATATGGATGATGGTAAGCAAGCAAACAACGAGCAGACATGGCAGATAAATCAACCCTTGACGCAAAAGCGCTTAGCAAACTCAAATGCACCACAGTGTAAGAAATCAGAGATTTTTTAGTTTTGAACTCCTAATTTCTGAAGACACTGAAAATAAACTTCAGCAACTTGCGCATCCGCGATGACAACATCATTACCGAGCACATGGATTGGGACACATCAACTAAAGTGGCTTTTGAACGAGACCTACCGGCTTAGGGGCTGTTTCTACTAAAATGGGTGTACCCGGGTTCCGATCTCTAAATGGATCTGCTATAGCTACTCGATCTCGATCAAATGGCTTTGGATCTGTCTCTACATCTGGAATATCTGTAACAGGATATGGAACTCAATATCGATCTGAAACTGGAAGGGGTGCTCCATAGCTTCAACTGATACTGCTTATAGCCAACATCGGCTATGGATCACGCCCATCATCATAAGGGCTTCTCGAAGACTTAATCTCGCTCTACCTCCATTCTCGGAGAGGGGAGTCTTACCCGCGGATACTCTTATTCGAGAGATGGAATTGGGAATCTGTTTCGAGACTTCGTCATTGAGAGCTACTAACTGCCATTATTCCGAGGCTTATGGAGACCCTCCTAAGCTTAAAGGCTGAGCTTATGAGGGGGGACCAAAATTGCTCAGCCTTTAAGGAGATCATGGCACTTTTAAAGGGGGAAACCCCAAAGACCTAGACAGCAAAATGGAAAGGAATGGTTAACTTTGTCACATGAATTGACTTTTTTTTTCGGTATGCCGCTCCGCCAGCAAGGAGTGCCACGCACGAGCGGAGCGAAAACTAAGCAGGGGGAATTATTCGTTGGGAGAAATCCTTTGATTGCGTATTGAATATAGATCCATGTCTTTCTTGTTCCACTAGCTAGGACAAAATTCTCATATGTCCCTTTCGTTATTACAACCTTCTTTTTTGATGTCAAAGACCAGAAGCTATGCGCTAATTCTCATTGGATCTCGGTTGTTCTTAACAGCGATGGCTATTCATTTAAGTCTTCGGGTAGCACCATTAGATCTTCAACAAGGTGGAAATTCTCGTATTCTGTATGTACATGTTCCTGCGGCTCGGATGAGTATTCTTGTTTATATCGCTACGGCTATAAACACTTTCTTATTCCTATTAACAAAACATCCCCTTTTTCTTCGCTCTTCCGGAACCGGTACAGAAATGGGTGCTTTTTTTACGTTGTTTACCTTAGTTACTGGGGGGTTTCGGGGAAGACCTATGTGGGGCACCTTTTGGGTGTGGGATGCTCGTTTAACCTCTGTATTCATCTCGTTTCTGATTTACCTGGGTGCACTGCGTTTTCAAAAGCTTCCTGTCGAACCGGCTCCTATTTCAATCCGTGCTGGACCGATCGATATACCAATAATCAAGTCTTCAGTCAACTGGTGGAATACATTACATCAACCTGGGAGCATTAGCCGATCTGGTACATCAATACATGTTCCTATGCCCATTCCAATCTTGTCTAACTTTGCTAACTTCCCCCTCTCAACCCGTATCTTGTTTGTTCTGGAAACACGTCTTCCTATTCTATCTTTTCCCGAATCTCCTTTAAGGGATGAAATAGAAGCTCGAGAAGGAATAGCAAAACCTAGTTTACTTCCCAGCTCAAACTGAACGCAAACTTATGGTTGACGCCGTAGAGAATATAAAGCCCATATGCGAAGTGGAAAAAGTACCTCTATATTTTGTGTAGACTGCTTTTTGAAAGTGAAATAGAGACTTTCACTAAAGAGTGAGATTGAGGAGGTATTCACATAAGAAAGTGGCAGTAGTGCTTTCCTATATAAGAGAAAGGCTGCTCTTACCTGGGTCTGCCTAAGCACCGGCTTTTGAGAGGTCTTTCTTTGTCTCTTTTCTGGACGGCTTACCTAAGCTTGGCACAGATGTTCGTACAATCCAATCTGTCTTTCTCTTCAAAGACAAAAGATGAATAGCTTTCCTTTCTTACTGTATTGCCTTATCCTTGATTCGGCATTACCAGCCTTAGGAATCGATCTAGATGCACCATTTCCGGTCGAATAAAATAAGAAGTAATTCCTCTTTGCGTAGATGAAAAAAGGTTGGGCTACTTCCTCAATCAATGCCCGAGAGCTGCTCGAAGCAAAAACCTTATCCTAAAGTAAAGTGGCAGTAGTCTAGGCGGACACCTTTTCTTTTGCCTTACCCGCTACGCCCCCTTTCTAAGTAGCAGCTTAGGGTTTGACAAACCTTAATTCAAAAGCTGGAAACTCATATGCTAGTACACTTGCCCTGTATGCCCCATCTCCTTGAAAGTCTTAGCCAGTGCTTCTTTCCGCTCCCCTTGATTCTTGCGTTTTGGGGTTGGCTACTCAATCAATAGCGTCCGTGAAGTGATTGATGTTCGATTGGGCTTTCTCCCTTCTCGACCAGACGAAGGAGATATGAATTCCATTCTGGCGGGTAAGGGCTTGGCTTGACTCTGTGTTCTCTCCTGGTCGGGTCGGAGGCGAAGACTGGCAAAGTTCATCATTCAGTGGTGGGGTGTTCATAGAAAAGAGGGCGTCGCCCAACGAGTGGCAGATTTGGATGGAGTCTCGCTCATAGAGGAAGAGTACGCGCGCTAGCGCGCTACGGCTTACGCAGTTGATCGGATCAGATAGCCCTTCGGGCAACCTACCGCACATCCAATTCCGATCAACAACTTGGAGGTATGGCTGAGTGGCTTAAGGCATTGGTTTGCTAAATCGACATACAATCTTCTTGTATCATGGGTTCGAATCCCATTTCCTCCGGCACGGAAGTGGAACGGGCGGGCGAAATTACGTGAGAGAAAGAACCTCTTGGTGTGTGTTGGTGGAGTCCCCGGAGGACAGAAAAGCACTACTTAGTGAGCGGAGAGCCCGTTGCGCGTTGTTTTGACCGGCCTATCTTCTTTTTATAAGCAAGCTCCCTCCGGCAGTCCCTGGGCGGCTCTCGGTTCTTGAGCATGTTATGTTGGGAGAGGAGATTAGGCGGCAGTTGAAAGAGCTGCTCGAAAGCTTGACGAACGAAAAAAGCCCTTTCTTTTAAGTTATTAGTAAAGGGCTTTTCCCTTACTAGTCAAGTGGTAAGTAGGGCGCTATTCGATGAAGAAAACATACTTTAGGAAAGTGGTTCAGGTAGCTCAGCTGGTTAGAGCAAAGGACTGAAAATCCTTGTGTCAGTGGTTCGAATCCACTTCTAAGCGGGCTTTGGGTCCAAAGGACAGGTAGCCCGAGCCGTATTTTTTTAATTCAAGTGAAAGAGGAAGCAAAAAAATGTGAGCGCTCCTGCACTATACGGCTTTTTGGCGTCGCCCTATCTGGAGGCAGATTTTCTAAAAAAAGCGGTTGATTACTCGGATTGGTTCTCGCGTCCCTATGCCCAAAAGGATGGGCGAGTTCGGTTCGAGTCTTCATCGATCGGGTGGATCTATATGCTGAGGGGGGTGAGACGAGGTGTAGCGCAGTCTGGTCAGCGCATCTGTTTTGGGTACAGAGGGCCATAGGTTCGAATCCTGTCACCTTGATGTGAAGGGCTGAAGTGCACAGCCTAAAGAGCACCCATCCACCCGTAAACTTTCGCTCTTTTAGAAAGAGAAAAAAATAGACCGCCCTTGATCTGATCTGGGCGGGATCTAAAGCAGCATTTCTTCCAAATGTTTCGGGGGCAAGCCTTAGGTTCAATTCTTTCTTGCCTATAGTCATCTTACTTCTTAGGAGTGAAACTGCATTTCAGTAGTATCTAATTCACGTAAGAAAAGAGAATCAGTCTGCATGCTTAACAGCCTTCCTTGTCTGAATCCCTTTGTAAATGTAAAAAAAGGAGGCTCCCTCATGAAGCTAGGATTGAAGAAGCTGGTTCGATAGGACCAGGAGGAGTCTTTTTATTAAAAACCAATAGATAGAGGTGGCCCATATGGATTAGTCCTTGCCCTTTTTCTTTACTTATCATCACATCAGCGAAATGAGAATCCTAAACCAGCTATTAAAACACATCACTTACGATACAAGTAAATCAGACTCATAAGCCATTGATTACACCATAGCAGGATCTTGGCAAGGATCTCAACCCGGTGGGAATCCAAAAAATAGAGTGAAGCTGGACTCATTCTTTCTCTAGCCAGTCTTCTTGCCGGAACCAGGGAAAGCAGAGTGCCCATCCACCTGGGGAAGCGCTTCGAAAGGCCCTTTCTGTGTAATCAACTGGGCCATAGAAGAGATCTCTTTCAAAGTATAGCTTCCATCCCAAACTAGTTCTTTCAGTTGGTAAGGACTAACCAGTTCTGGGGTACGGAAACAAGCCTCCTCGACTCAAGCATTGGATTAGTTTCACAGGCGATTCAGAATATCCTCGGGGGTTGGTAAAGAGAATTGGATTGTAGAACCGGGAAGATTGAAAAACTGTGGTAGAAGCTACGAGAATGGCCATGGAGCACCTGAAGGTAACCCGATCAGAATCCTACGAGATACAGAATCTTGCTTACGAACCGAAACGATACTGAATCTAAGTTAGTGTGCAATAAACTCAATGTGATTGGATATGAATTGTGCCTGCGCTAGAGGGCGGGTATTCCCCTTAGGCGGGAAAGACAAAAGCAGGGGCGATTGCTTGACACTCCACCGATACCGGGTTCTCGTTCATGCCCAAAGCTGGATTGACTCTGTAAGCTGGACCAAACCCTAGCTCCAATGATTGGCCATTTAGGAACGATCATAAAGAATAAGAAAGTTGGATTCTATACATAACAAATCAATCTGGCACATAAGAAATGCAATTGGATTCCATCCAGCCACAGGTTCCCCCACTAAACGACCTTGTTACGACTTTACCCCAGTCGAAGATAGTATTAAGATATGAGCCAATGAGACCACCAATTAGCCTTGTGTCGCGAGTGGGACACATATCAAGCAAGGATTCGCTCTGCCTTGCAAGCTTCCATTGGAATTGCCTTTGTCAGACGCGTGTGGCCCACCCCATTAGCTATTAAGCAGACTTGTTAACGTTATCGCCACCTTCCTTCACTCGCCTCTAATGGCATTGATCTCTAGCCCAGAGAAAAGATGAAAGAAGAGCCAAGGTAATGCAAAGGCGACAAAGTCATGAGGCCGATATAGATCTTAAGGTAATTGGAAATAAAAGATTACCCGCTACTTATTCTAAATCAATATTCCCAGTCTCATCTCTTAGGGGGTCAACTACAGCAGTTGCTATTATGCGATTGAGCTCTTTTACCTCAGCTGTGCTATTTGGCCTCCTTTGCCCGCCCAATACTTATATCTAGTAAACGCCATTGCCAACGACCCGACGCGGTATAGAACCAAAGATTCGGGGACGGTACCTGTGGTAAAGAAGGCAAAAAGAGAAAAAAGGAGAGCTCCACCCCTATTTACCTCAGAAACGCCATTGAGTTTGTGATGCAAACATTTGGAATGGTCCTAATATGGAAGGTCTATCAAGGCGAAAAAGCAAAGAAATTTGACCAAGAGTTTGAAAAAGGAGTTCGTTCTTCTAAGCCCACGGGCAAACCACCCGGTGAATAGAGTTCGTATCTCTTCTCAAAGATGCGCAGTTCGATTGGGCTTTTCTGTTCGTGTTGGGGTTGGGAATTCTTCCTTGCCAACAGTGAGTGTGATAGAGATGGTAACGCTTCCACTTAACTATAAAGATTTTCCTGACTAAACAGGGAGTCAACCGGTATCACTTCGAAAACAGATACCACTACGTTAACAGCCGTTAGGCGTCCCCGCCCCCGACCATAAGAGGTGGATTTTTGCCCATACCTGCTATTACTCCTGGTTGAGCTCCTACTCTTATAACAGTATCCGGTGCGTAAAGGAAATCATCTCTCAAGCAAATGGTGGAAGTGTTGACCGATTCAAACCGATGAAATTGGTCGATTTAGCACTCGGCTAACTCCCATCTTATTTAGTCTTCTCCTATTTCTAAGTAAACCCCGCCCCTATATGCCCTGGGTAGACATGTGAAGGTAGACTTTGACCGGTCTTGGTCTGTGTTTGGGCGTGCTAGCAAGGCTAAGGCTGGAAAAAGAGTACATCAAGATCAGTCAAGTCATCACTTATTCGATTGTTGATTCCATTCCCTATATGCCCTATCTATTGTTCATGCCTTCTTTACATGTTGGGTGGATCAGATCCCCTTTCAACTCTCATTATGGGAAGGAGGTCTTCCTTCAAGTTCTAGCTCTTTCGAATAGATAGCCCCAGGATCAGGCTAGTATGGCTTGGCATCGTCTGGGTTTCAGGCCCAGATGGTGTGGGGGTTAACCTCCCCAGCACAGGATTGTCTGATTTCTCAAAGCAGAAGCGGATTCGTTGAGGATCTTTGGTCAGAGCCTGATATCATAGCTAGCCTTCCTCCGTCGACTAGCGTATTCCACTAGTTCAGGGGGAGGAAAGAGGAGAATTCTTGAAAGAGAGTCAAATGACCTATCCTTGAAAGCATGAAATTCAGTCAGTCCTTTCATTCCTTCCTGAGAATAGATCCCCAATAGCTCGCAGATGAGGAATTCTTCCGCTACGACCCTTAGGCGAGCTAATCAGTCTTGCTTTGCCATAAAATCCCTCCTCCTTCTTTTCCATAGAAAAGAAGCATTCAATTCCATGTCTTAAGCATGATTAGGGTTAAGGTAAGGGAAGGATTGCAGCTAGATAGTAGGCGGAGGGGGAAAGCTAGCTGAAGATGCATAGAATGCCATGGTTGGCTCTTGGGGAAGGAGCTTCGGTAAAGGAAGAACGCGGGTTACCCTCTTCCAGTTCTCTCCCTGCTAGCTAGCCAAGAGAAAAGTAAAAACCCTCGCTTCACCACTTCCAAGACTGAAAATCCAATGATAGAAGAATCGACTGCTGGAGAAAGGTTTTAAGGAAGTTAATCAATAGGAGAAGGTATCTTCTGGCTTAGGGAAGGCCCCAGCTCTATGATTGATCTAGGATTACCCGAGACGAACTGTCGATTCTCCGATAAATGTCAATGAGTTAAACATGTTTCCGAGACTTCAACATACATGTTTGGCAGCGGCAAGGAGTGTTTTTGACTTCCTAACACGGATACCAAGGCAGCTGAGCAGTGCAATGAGGAAGAGGTTTTACTTTTTCTCGAAGCAAGCTGTGTTACAATCCCTCCTTCGCTCCGGCTCGTCTAAGGTCGAACTTCTTCCTTTTGCTTGGTAGCCTTATTCGGAGGCTCATGAAGAAAGCATAGTGACGCATTCGAACTACTTTTATGACGATCTTAATTAGAAGAAGTAGGAATGCCGGAATCTTGTTAA is a genomic window of Glycine soja mitochondrion, complete genome containing:
- the ccmC gene encoding ABC transporter subunit C, with the translated sequence MSLSLLQPSFLMSKTRSYALILIGSRLFLTAMAIHLSLRVAPLDLQQGGNSRILYVHVPAARMSILVYIATAINTFLFLLTKHPLFLRSSGTGTEMGAFFTLFTLVTGGFRGRPMWGTFWVWDARLTSVFISFLIYLGALRFQKLPVEPAPISIRAGPIDIPIIKSSVNWWNTLHQPGSISRSGTSIHVPMPIPILSNFANFPLSTRILFVLETRLPILSFPESPLRDEIEAREGIAKPSLLPSSN
- the orf104 gene encoding hypothetical protein; protein product: MCGRLPEGLSDPINCVSRSALARVLFLYERDSIQICHSLGDALFSMNTPPLNDELCQSSPPTRPGENTESSQALTRQNGIHISFVWSRREKAQSNINHFTDAID